A single region of the Alteriqipengyuania flavescens genome encodes:
- a CDS encoding glycoside hydrolase family 3 protein: MKFARIAKLLCAAGSGLALAACATVETRGPNPQVADGDALDAPREAGVANPGIWPAYEYPVEVPAAEQARIDSLLARMTLEEKVGQLVQADLCCVSPEDAKAYNLGSILVGGNSGPYGDDLAPAPEWLKAADDFYNASIDTSDGGVGIPIVWGVDAVHGHSNIIGATIFPHNIGLGAMRDPELIERIGAITAREIRATGQEWTFAPTVAVPQDFRWGRAYEGYSSDPQLVASYVGAMVRGLQGEPDNWNMLAGDKVIASTKHFLADGGTDDGVDQGDSSISEEELRDIHGLPYGPAISEGVSTVMVSFSSWQGKKMTGNKSLVTDVLKDRMDFEGFVVSDWNAHGQVADCTNDSCPQALLAGIDMYMAPDTWKAIYTDTLAKARSGEIPMERIDEAVAAILRVKARLGLFEAGAPSTRPLSGEFDLLGAPAHREVAREAVRKSLVLLKNDGVLPIAPGGRLLVAGEGADDIARQSGGWTLSWQGTGHDNSQFPGATSLFAGLKSAVEAGGGSAVHSPDGSFEQRPDAAVVVFGEKPYAEFQGDRATLMLDADLTGPYATMERLKAQGIPVVAVMITGRPLYVNPALNRADAFVVAWLPGSEGAGLADVVVAGADGAPRYDFTGKLPTAWPATGSLDDGALFDFGYGLTYASPATAWETLAELDKAEAGDSRTWFANGVPAASWSLLVNDEGEIDQTRITTVPAGALGGRMRVTAANYIVQEGARRFEIASGDANVVLHNFDAVDLSREAAGDVMLLVTMQVTDPADSFALAVQGGRTQATIPLDIPASAGFVRYGIPLRCLAGAGIDMSQLTTIMLQTSGAADYALAEVRVGNDAETVQACPAS; encoded by the coding sequence GTGAAATTTGCCAGGATTGCCAAGCTGTTGTGTGCCGCCGGGTCGGGCCTTGCGCTTGCCGCATGTGCCACCGTCGAAACGCGCGGACCGAATCCCCAGGTCGCCGATGGCGACGCGTTGGATGCCCCGCGCGAAGCGGGCGTCGCCAATCCCGGAATCTGGCCGGCGTACGAATATCCGGTCGAAGTGCCCGCGGCAGAGCAGGCGCGGATCGACAGCCTGCTGGCGCGCATGACGCTGGAGGAAAAGGTCGGCCAGCTGGTGCAGGCAGACCTGTGCTGCGTCTCTCCCGAAGATGCCAAGGCCTATAACCTCGGCTCCATCCTCGTCGGTGGCAATAGCGGGCCTTACGGTGACGACCTGGCCCCGGCACCCGAATGGCTGAAGGCGGCGGACGATTTCTACAACGCATCGATCGACACCAGCGATGGCGGCGTCGGCATCCCGATCGTGTGGGGCGTGGACGCCGTGCACGGCCATTCGAACATCATCGGGGCGACCATTTTCCCGCACAACATCGGTCTCGGCGCGATGCGCGATCCCGAACTGATCGAGCGGATCGGCGCCATCACCGCCCGCGAAATCCGCGCGACGGGGCAGGAATGGACTTTCGCACCTACCGTGGCCGTGCCGCAGGATTTCCGCTGGGGCCGCGCCTACGAAGGCTATTCCAGCGATCCGCAGCTTGTCGCGTCCTATGTCGGCGCGATGGTGCGCGGGCTGCAGGGCGAGCCCGACAACTGGAACATGCTCGCGGGCGACAAGGTCATCGCCTCGACCAAGCATTTCCTGGCCGATGGCGGCACCGACGACGGCGTTGACCAGGGCGATTCCTCGATTTCCGAAGAGGAGCTGCGCGATATCCACGGCCTGCCCTATGGCCCGGCGATCAGCGAAGGCGTGTCCACCGTAATGGTCAGCTTCTCCAGCTGGCAGGGCAAGAAGATGACCGGCAACAAGAGCCTCGTCACCGATGTGCTGAAAGACCGGATGGATTTCGAAGGCTTCGTGGTCTCCGACTGGAACGCCCACGGCCAGGTGGCCGACTGCACCAACGACAGCTGCCCGCAAGCGCTGCTGGCCGGGATCGACATGTACATGGCGCCCGACACGTGGAAGGCGATCTACACCGACACGCTGGCCAAGGCGCGCAGCGGCGAAATACCGATGGAGCGGATCGACGAGGCGGTCGCAGCGATCCTGCGGGTCAAGGCGCGGCTCGGCCTGTTCGAGGCGGGCGCACCGTCCACCCGCCCCCTCTCGGGCGAGTTCGACCTGCTTGGCGCCCCCGCCCACCGCGAAGTGGCGCGCGAAGCGGTGCGCAAGTCGCTCGTCCTCCTCAAGAACGACGGCGTCCTGCCGATCGCACCGGGCGGGCGGCTGCTCGTCGCGGGTGAAGGGGCCGACGATATCGCCCGCCAGTCCGGCGGCTGGACGCTGAGCTGGCAGGGCACCGGGCACGACAACAGCCAGTTCCCCGGCGCGACCTCGCTCTTCGCGGGGCTGAAATCCGCGGTCGAAGCGGGCGGCGGCAGCGCCGTCCATTCGCCCGACGGCTCTTTCGAACAGCGCCCCGATGCGGCGGTCGTCGTTTTCGGCGAAAAGCCCTACGCCGAATTCCAGGGCGATCGGGCCACGCTGATGCTCGATGCCGACCTCACCGGCCCCTATGCCACGATGGAGCGCCTGAAAGCGCAGGGCATCCCGGTGGTCGCGGTGATGATCACCGGCCGGCCGCTGTACGTGAACCCGGCACTGAACCGAGCCGACGCGTTCGTCGTCGCCTGGCTGCCGGGCAGCGAGGGCGCAGGCCTTGCCGACGTGGTCGTCGCCGGGGCGGACGGCGCGCCGCGCTACGACTTCACCGGCAAGCTGCCGACTGCATGGCCCGCCACGGGCAGCCTCGACGACGGGGCGCTGTTCGACTTCGGCTACGGCCTGACCTACGCCTCGCCGGCGACCGCATGGGAAACGCTGGCCGAGCTCGATAAGGCCGAAGCCGGCGACAGCCGGACATGGTTCGCCAACGGCGTCCCGGCGGCGAGCTGGTCGCTGCTGGTCAATGACGAGGGCGAGATCGACCAGACCCGCATCACCACGGTCCCCGCCGGTGCGCTGGGCGGCCGGATGCGCGTTACGGCAGCGAACTACATCGTGCAGGAAGGCGCGCGCCGCTTCGAGATCGCTTCGGGCGACGCGAACGTGGTGCTGCACAATTTCGATGCAGTCGACCTGTCGCGCGAGGCTGCGGGCGACGTCATGCTTCTGGTGACCATGCAGGTGACCGACCCGGCGGACAGCTTCGCTCTGGCGGTACAAGGCGGGAGAACCCAGGCGACCATCCCGCTCGACATTCCGGCCAGCGCAGGCTTCGTGCGCTACGGCATCCCGCTGCGCTGCCTTGCCGGGGCCGGTATCGACATGTCCCAGCTGACCACCATCATGCTCCAGACGAGCGGCGCCGCAGACTATGCGCTGGCCGAGGTGCGCGTGGGCAACGATGCGGAGACGGTGCAGGCCTGCCCGGCGAGCTGA